A region from the Manihot esculenta cultivar AM560-2 chromosome 13, M.esculenta_v8, whole genome shotgun sequence genome encodes:
- the LOC110629990 gene encoding pentatricopeptide repeat-containing protein At2g32630 → MANQKLLQAFKASNPTILTSISSQEIAARIAKILIKSGPEHLETAPPLLSNLDSHITNLVLLNPSLPPRCCLTFFNFLKRNQSLVCHKPDLRAHVILISRLFQAKKFAAMKNVLTWIVMDNNLLSSFADMVYLIDNGFHEPKFVETMCDMLFRVYADNNKFEEGLQVFDYMGNNELMIDHRSCIVYLLALQRCNKVLMCLDFFRKMVKNKVDITVYSMTIVVNVLCKKGMVDRAKDLMIEMSGKGIKPNVVTYNTLINSYIKKMDVERVDEMLRLMEMDKVVCNAATYTLLIDLYGSFGKIDDAEKVFVEMHEKGIGVDIHLYTSMISWHCKLGNMKRAFVLFDELTEKGLHANAHTYGALIDGVCKSGKMDAAEILVNEMQCQGLDVNQVIFNTLINGYCKKGMIDEALGVQDVMEKKGFENDIFTYNTIANGLCKLDRLEDAKRWLFTMIDKGINPNAVSFTTLIDIYCKEGNLVEAERLFQGMKKKGEKPNIVSYNALMDGYGKKGKLKEAYQLKDEMEAMGIISDIYTYTSLMHGECIFGKIEKALNLFNEVRQKGLVINVVAYTVIISGLSRAGRSDEAFRLYDEMKEAGLVPDDRVYTSLVANL, encoded by the coding sequence ATGGCAAATCAGAAACTTTTGCAAGCATTCAAGGCATCCAATCCCACAATCCTCACTTCAATATCGAGCCAAGAAATTGCAGCAAGGATTGCTAAAATCCTAATAAAATCAGGTCCAGAACACCTTGAAACCGCACCTCCTCTGCTTTCAAATCTTGATTCTCACATAACCAACCTTGTTCTTTTGAACCCAAGTCTCCCACCCAGATGTTGCTTGACTTTCTTTAACTTCCTTAAAAGAAATCAATCCCTTGTTTGTCATAAACCTGATCTTCGAGCCCATGTAATCCTCATTTCTAGATTATTTCAGGCTAAAAAATTTGCGGCAATGAAGAATGTTTTGACTTGGATTGTTATGGATAATAATCTTCTATCCTCATTTGCAGACATGGTTTATTTGATTGATAATGGATTTCATGAGCCAAAATTTGTTGAAACTATGTGTGATATGTTGTTTAGAGTTTATGCAGATAATAACAAGTTTGAAGAGGGTTTGCAGGTATTTGATTATATGGGGAATAATGAATTAATGATTGACCATAGGTCATGTATAGTGTATTTGCTTGCTTTGCAGAGATGTAATAAAGTGTTGATGTGTTTGGATTTCTTTAGAAAAATGGTCAAGAATAAGGTAGATATTACTGTTTATTCTATGACAATTGTGGTTAACGTGTTGTGTAAGAAAGGCATGGTTGACAGGGCTAAGGATTTAATGATTGAAATGTCTGGTAAGGGGATTAAACCAAATGTTGTCACATATAATACACTTATAAACTCCTACATTAAAAAAATGGATGTTGAACGAGTTGATGAGATGTTGAGGTTAATGGAGATGGATAAAGTTGTATGCAATGCTGCTACTTATACACTTTTGATCGATCTGTATGGCAGTTTTGGTAAGATTGATGATGCTGAGAAAGTTTTtgtagaaatgcatgagaaaGGGATAGGAGTTGATATTCATCTGTATACCTCGATGATTAGTTGGCATTGTAAGTTGGGGAATATGAAAAGGgcatttgtgttgtttgatgagCTTACTGAGAAAGGCCTTCATGCAAATGCTCACACTTATGGTGCTTTGATTGACGGTGTTTGCAAATCCGGGAAAATGGATGCAGCTGAGATTTTGGTGAATGAAATGCAATGTCAAGGGCTTGATGTGAATCAGGTGATATTTAACACGCTTATAAATGGGTATTGCAAAAAAGGAATGATTGATGAGGCATTAGGGGTTCAGGATGTAATGGAAAAGAAAGGATTTGAGAATGATATATTCACTTACAACACCATTGCCAATGGGTTGTGTAAATTGGATAGGCTTGAGGATGCAAAGAGATGGCTATTTACAATGATTGATAAAGGTATTAACCCCAATGCTGTGAGTTTTACTACTTTGATTGACATATATTGCAAGGAAGGGAATTTGGTGGAAGCAGAAAGGTTGTTTCAGGGGATGAAGAAAAAGGGTGAGAAGCCTAATATTGTTTCATATAATGCTCTAATGGATGGGTATGGCAAGAAAGGGAAATTGAAGGAGGCTTATCAACTAAAAGATGAAATGGAAGCTATGGGAATAATTTCTGACATTTATACATACACATCACTTATGCATGGGGAATGCATTTTTGGGAAGATTGAAAAGGCCTTGAATTTGTTTAATGAAGTGCGTCAAAAGGGTTTAGTAATCAATGTGGTTGCTTACACAGTGATAATATCTGGCTTGTCAAGGGCAGGAAGATCAGATGAAGCTTTTAGATTGTATGATGAGATGAAAGAAGCAGGCCTCGTCCCTGATGATAGAGTATATACGTCCCTTGTGGCCAATCTATAA